The region GGCTTTTCTCGCCACCATCCGACGCCGACTTCGGTGCCTTGGAGGACTTCTTCCAATCGCGCGGAGCAGGCGTCTTTCACGAGGTCTCGCCGCTCGCCCATCCTTCACTGCTCGAGACGCTGCGCGCGCGCCGCTACCATCCGATCGAGCTTTCCACCGTCCTCCATCTCCCGTTAGGCGGTTCGGCGACACCGGCGGCGGGGCTTCGGGCACCGTCCCCCGGGCTCACCACGCGGCGTGTGGGAGGCGACGAACTCGCGGCGTGGACCGAGACGTCGGCCCTCGGTTGGGGAGAGACGCCGGAACTCGGCTCATTCGTGCGGGAGTACGGGGCCACCCTCGGCGCCGCGCGCGGCGTGTCGTGCTTCGTGGCCGAGCTGGACGGGAGGATGATTGCAGCTGGGGCGCTGTCCGTGCAGGGCGACATCGCGCTACTGGCCGGTGCCAGCACCATCCCTGCCTGGCGCGGGCGCGGCGCGCAGGGGGCGCTGCTGCGCGCGCGGCTCGAGCACGCCCGGGGCGTCGGCTGCGAGCTGGCGATGATGGCGGCGGCCCCGGGGAGCACCTCGCAATGCAACGCCGAGCGGGCCGGCTTTCGCGTGGCCTACACGCGCACCAAGTGGGCGCTGGCGGTGTGACGGGGCGCGCGGTGACCGCGTCACCTAACGAGACCACGCATCCGGCACGTCGGGGCCGGGGTTGTGCGTGAGGCGCACGGGCGCCGAGCCGTCGGCGTTCATCACGTACACCTCGTCGTCACCGTCGCGGTCGGAGGCAAAGGCCACGCGTAGGCCGTCGGGCGACCAGACGGCGTAACGATCGTTGCTCGCGTGTGAGGTGAGAGCGCGCTGCCCGGTCCCGTCGGCACTCACGACGTAGATGTCGAACGATCCGTCGCGATAGGCGTGATAGACCAGGCGCGTCCCGTCGGGCGACCAGGCGACGCGCGAGCCCTTCTCCAGCCCGTCGTTGGTGAGGCGCACGACGCCGCTGCCGTCGGCGCGCATCACATAGAGCTCGCGCGCGGCGCCGCGCGCCGAGAGGAAGGCGATGCGGGTTCCGTCGGGCGACCAGGCGCCGCCGACATCGTCGCCGGGATTGACGGTAAGGCGCGTCGGTTCGCTCCCGTCGGCGCGAATCGTGTAGAGCTCGAAGTTCCCGTCGCGTGACGAGGTGAGGAGGACGCGGGTCCCGTCGGGCGACCAGCGGGGAAAGCCGTTGGCGCCGGGGCCATTCGTCAGCTGCACGAGCCCGCGCCCGTTGATCCCGATCGAGAAGACCTGGTACACCCCCGTCCGGTTGGACATGAAGGCGACACCGAAACCGTCGGGGGTGTAGTCGCCATGCTGGTTGCTTTGCGGTTGTGCAGTCACCGAGCGCACGCCGCTCCCATCGGGATGCATCACGTAGATGTCGGACGGGGCGCCGCGCACCGACGAGAAGAGGATCTGGTTCCCCACGCGTGGCGCTGGGCCGGCGCCCGCCAAGGCGTCACCGCCGCCGCATGCGCCGGCGAGGGCAACGACGGCGAGGGCAATGGCAGGCGCAG is a window of Gemmatimonadaceae bacterium DNA encoding:
- a CDS encoding GNAT family N-acetyltransferase — its product is MSPRPAAHALVTDLALARRLERAEGGSNAACVEAHAARRPQSGAAWCDIGGTYAMFDGVGSPLTQTFGLGLFSPPSDADFGALEDFFQSRGAGVFHEVSPLAHPSLLETLRARRYHPIELSTVLHLPLGGSATPAAGLRAPSPGLTTRRVGGDELAAWTETSALGWGETPELGSFVREYGATLGAARGVSCFVAELDGRMIAAGALSVQGDIALLAGASTIPAWRGRGAQGALLRARLEHARGVGCELAMMAAAPGSTSQCNAERAGFRVAYTRTKWALAV
- a CDS encoding PD40 domain-containing protein, with protein sequence MHAAPSLAARRTAPAIALAVVALAGACGGGDALAGAGPAPRVGNQILFSSVRGAPSDIYVMHPDGSGVRSVTAQPQSNQHGDYTPDGFGVAFMSNRTGVYQVFSIGINGRGLVQLTNGPGANGFPRWSPDGTRVLLTSSRDGNFELYTIRADGSEPTRLTVNPGDDVGGAWSPDGTRIAFLSARGAARELYVMRADGSGVVRLTNDGLEKGSRVAWSPDGTRLVYHAYRDGSFDIYVVSADGTGQRALTSHASNDRYAVWSPDGLRVAFASDRDGDDEVYVMNADGSAPVRLTHNPGPDVPDAWSR